AGGTGGATGGGAACTTTTAAACCGAGATAATTTATGGTATCGGGTGCGACAAGTGGGCGAACAGGCTGTAGAACTATTGACAGCAGACGAATGTCCGACCACACGCACCAACTTAGTGTTAGCACCAGACCAAATGATGCTACAAATCCATGAAAGTGTGGGACATCCCTTAGAAATTGACCGAATTTTGGGAGATGAACGTAACTACGCCGGCGGTAGCTTTGTCAAAACCGGTGATTTTGGTAATCTAGTCTATGGTTCACCGCTGATGAACATTACTTTTGATCCTACCGTGCCTGGTGAATTTGCCAGCTACGGATATGATGATACAGGCGCTGTGGCGACACGAGAGTATGTAATTAAAGCTGGGGTACTACAGCGCGGTTTGGGTAGCCTAGAAAGTCAAGCCAGAGCAGGTGTGGACGGTGTTGCCTGTGCCCGTGCTTGTTCTTGGAATCGACCGGCGATTGACCGTATGGCAAATTTAAATTTAGAGCCAGGAATAGCCACCTTTGACGAAATCATCGCTGGGATCGAACACGGTGTATACATGGAATCCAACCGTTCTTGGTCAATAGACGATCGCCGTTATAAATTTCAGTTTGGTTGCGAGTACGCCAAATTAATTGAAAACGGTAAACTCACCAAAACCCTCCGCAATCCTAATTATCGAGCCACAACACCAGAATTTTGGCACAGCTTAACTCAAGTCGGAGACGCCGCAAATTGGCAAATCTATGGTACTCCTTACTGTGGTAAAGGCGAACCAAATCAAGCTATTTCCGTAGGACATGGTTCACCCGTTTGTGAATTTGCTAACGTCGAAGTTTTTGGCGGTGGGAGTTGAAGGAGTTAGGAGTTAGGAGTAATGAGTTAGGAGTTAGGAGTTAGGAGTAATGAGTTAGGAGTATAGCACTTCCTATTCAGTGATGGTACTCAATTGTATCACGCGATGTAGGGGCACGGCACTGCCGTGCCCTTACCGATGTACCTCACTAGGGCGAGAAACGCTATAAGGAGTAAGGAGTTTCAATGACAAATGACCAATGACAAATGACCAATGACAAATGACAAATGACAAATGACCAATGACCAATGACAAATGACCAATGACCAATGACAAATAACGAAATATCGGCTTTAGAACTCAGCTTTAATCAACTGATTGAAACTCTATTCAGTAAAAAATCAGCGAGTGAAGATTTCACTGTGAAATTGAGCAGTGAACGCAGTCAATTTACGCGCTTCAATCATGCTAAAGTGCGACAAACTGGTTGTGTGGCTGATGGTTGGATTACATTGACTTTGATGCAAGATCAGCGTAGCAGTTTTCGGCAGTTTCCGTTTATCGGAAATTGGGAAATAGATGGGCAAATAGCATACACAGCTTTACAAGAACTACGTGATGAAATTATTTTATTACCTGTCGATCCATATCTAGTTTTACCATCAGGAACTAATACTAGTCGCGAAGTAAATTCTGGTAAATTGTTGACAGCAGAATCTGTAGTACCAACATTGCTAGAACTAGTTGCTGAATTGGATTTTACTGGCTTATATGCTGGAGGAACTGTCATTAAAGCCTATGGTGATTCTCAGGGACAAAAACACTGGTTTGCGACTGATTCTTTTACCTTAGACTATTCTCTATTCCTTCCCACTGGACAAGCTGTTAAAGGCACTTTTGCTGGTAGTGATTGGGATGAATCTGCTTATTTAGCCAAAATAAACCAAGGGAAAAAGCAATTAGAATTGCTATCTCGCACTCCTAAAGAATTACCACGGGGACAATATAAAACTTATTTTGCGCCTGATGCAGTTGCTGATTTATTGGGTATGCTTTCTTGGGGGGCTATCAGTGAAGCTGATATTCAACAAGGTAATAGTGCTTTGGCTTCACTATCACGTCAAGAAAAACAGCTTTCCCCAGCGTTTAGTTTAAAAGAAAACTTTCAGCGGGGGTTAGTACCGCGATTTAATCAATTAGGAGAAATCGCACCAGCAGAATTACCTTTAATCCAAAAAGGTATTTTGGTCAATACTCTGGTGAATTCTCGTACTGCAAAAGAATATCAAAAAACTGCTAATGGTGCTAATAGTTCAGAGTCTTTACGTGCGCCAGAGGTGAGTCCAGGAAATTTGGTATTTGAGCAAATTCTACCAAGTTTGGATACAGGATTATATGTCTCAAATTTACATTACTTAAATTGGAGCGATCGCCCCACTGGTCGAATTACAGGAATGACCCGTTACGCCTGCTTTTGGGTAGAAAAAGGCGAAATTATCGCCCCCATTGAAAACCTGCGGTTTGATGACAGTCTTTATCGCTTCTGGGGAGATAATCTAGTCGATTTGACTAATTTTCAAGAGTTTATCCCCGAAGTTGGAACTTATGAAAGTCGTCAACTTGGAGGTTCTATGGTTCCCGGAATGTTGGTGAACGATTTCACCTATACTTTGTAACGTTTAGGGTGCGTCAGAGGTCAATAATCTTGTGCTTATCACCAAATTTATCAAATCTGACGCACCCTAGAAGCTGAAAATAGCGGTAAGATTAAATAAGAAATATCAAAATAATTATAATTTGGCGAACTAGGTTTGCATAGAGTCTAAAGGTGAAACTATAACATGACCAAAACAGCAGAAAAACTTAAACAGGAACTCTCTCAACTCTCTGCACAAGAACGTGCTGAACTTGCCCATTTTTTAATTCATTCTTTAGATGAAGATATTGATGATGATGATGTAGAGGCTGCTTGGGATATGGAATTAACTAAGCGGTTGTCAGAGATTCATAATGGGACAGCTATAGGTGAAACATCAAATCAAGTATTTTCCGTCAATCCCTCTTAGCAGAACTCACCCAAGAATTAGACATTGACCGTGGCTATACATTCTTATTAAAGCAATTTAGTCGACTTTTTTAATTAATAATTAAGCACGCTATAGCACTTCCTATTCAGATGAGGTACAAAATTGTATCACGCGATGTAGGGGCACGGCACTGCCGTGCCCTTACCGATGTACCTCACTAGGGCGAGAAACGCTATACGCACGCAAGAGCCAATATTTTAGGTCTGACGCACCCTACGAGCTTCAGTTAGCAAGGTGCGTCAGTAGTAATAATTTCTTGGTGTAGCTAGGTTTTCTCACACTGACGCACCCTACATTTTGGAGATTTTTTGATCTGGAAGTCCCTAAGCACGGGGATTTTCAAACCGCGCTAACAACTCCTCACGAGAAAATTGCAGCAGTAAGCGAGTATATTCCTCTGTTGGTAAGTCAAGTAAGTTAGGAATTATACTCGCTAATTGTTCGTCCACCTCACCAAAACGAACTTTCAGCAGATTTTCTACTACAAGGCGTTGTCCTTGCTGTATTCCCCGACGTTCGGTTTTTTCTTCCCACTCTAAATATGCCTGGGATAATGTCATAATTAACTCCCTATCTTCTTGATCAATCTCTGCCTTTGCTTCTATACTAATCTTCCAGTTTGCTAACAATTTTAACGCTGTTAACCGTCGTTGATTGTCTGTTGGTATCGCAATCACTTCTTCCACCGCAAGCTGTTGGGTGGTTCCTTTACCCAATAACCTCAGCCACAGTGTTTCTTCTGTGCGGGGTAATTGATTAATGGCGATGATCGCTGTTTTGAAGTATGTTGCTAAAAAATATACGCCATCAGGCCAAGTTTCATCGCGACTGGCGCCAAATCCATTAATAATTGTATCCGATGCGGAAGATGCGAGAATCCATAACCAAGGAAGCTCTGATTCGGGAATGTTTTCGGCGTCCCGTCTTTTTTGGCGTTGTGAGTCTGCTTGGACTAAAAATAGTTTCAGCAAGCAATTGCGGATTTCTGTAATTTTCGGTTGATTGCGAAAGGGTTCTAACAAACAGGGAGTACTGGCGATTCTTCCCAACAAACCCAAGGTTTGGGGATTGATACTTGGTTGTGGTGATGGTGTAAACCAAATATCCGCAAATCTCGATTCTCCTGGTACTTCTAAATTGGGTATAACTTCACCCAAGGATGTTAAAAACTCTTCCAGAAATTGCTTGGAAAATTGGTCAAATGGTGTTCGAGTCATAACGTAGGATTGACGCACTCTCTCTAATTACCACATTCAAAGTGTTTGATCGCCGCGACGGAAATAATACTTAGCTTGAACATCTTCATTGTGGGAATGAGACTAAAGGGATTCTTGGGGTTTAATTTGACCCACTCTATAAACTCAAATCCTTTTTTTATAAAATAAACAACCACAGAGGCGCAGAGAACACAGAGAAAATTCTCTACAGGAATTTTATTTATGGTCAAAATACTAATTTCTTTTATTAGAAAATTAATAATTTAATAAAAAATTATTAAGCTATACCTGTATGTATTACGTGTAACATATACAAAAAAAACACACAATTACTATGGATTTATTGCTGATAATTACTTAGAAAAATTGCGGGAGTAAATTATATGTCAGATTCTACAAAAAATATACCTAGTATTAAGATAGCCATGCTGGGAGGTTCCGGCGCTGGAAAAACTATTTATTTGGCTACTTTGTTTGAGAGCTTAAGGGAGCTACAAAGTCAGCATAAGTTTTTTATTGATACTGAGAATAAAACTGCTAATAAACTTCATAATATCTACCTTCAATTAAGTTCTGGCAATGTTACAGGAACTCGTACATCTGATAAATATCAATTTACATTATGCGTAAATAACGAGAATAAATATCGTATTTGCACGTTTGAATATATGGATTATCGTGGCGACGATATATCGGCTTGGCAAGAAAATATTAATGACAAAGAAAATGAAAAAATCGAAGAATTTGTTAATAATTCTAATTTTGTATTTGGACTTTTAGATGGGGTAAAACTACTTAAGTATATGCGCGAGCCAAAATCCCCTGAATCGCGGAAATGGGTTCAGGAGGATCTATTTTCTATAATAAATACAATGGATAATCGTGATATTAAAGTGCCCGTACACTTTGTTATTACCAAGTGGGATTCTATAAAAGATTTAAATGAATTTACTTGGAAAGATATCAAAGAAAAATTAATGGATATTAGTGAAATTAAAGGATTTGTTAATAAGCGACCAAATATAACTATTCGTGTAATTCCGGTTAGTTCAGTTGGATTTGGTTTTTTTAAACCTGAAGTCCAAGATGGTATCACAAACATGGTCAGAACCGAAAAATACAACTTAGAACCATATCAGGTAGAAGTACCTCTTGCTTATGTATTTTTCGATCTTGTTAGAGATGCTAAACAAAAGTTAGATAACCAGGGTGGATTGATAGGATTGTGGTATAAGATTCTAGGATTATTTAAGGAGAATCAAATAGGTAATTTTTTACCTAATAATGTTAAACCGCTAGGAGTAATAGCGCCATTATTCCTTGATATTATGACAAGCGATGCAAAAGATAAATATCTAAAAAATGCTAGAATTTCAAAAGAATATAGCCTTTTGATTGATTCATTAACACGAATCAAAGAAGATTTTGAAGACACCAATAGCACTATTCTCAGACCCTCTTCCCGCCAGTAAAAGTACGGTGCGTTAGTCAGTAGGGTGCGTTAGGCTTTAGCCGTAACGCACCACCAGCCTGAAAAAATAGTACAATCAGATGTGCATAATGTTAGAGTAATATGTATTTATGAATACTGACAGAGAAGCTTATCCTTTTTTAATCAGTCGTAACCGTAAGCTAGATTATCGATTAATAGTTGTTCCCGAATTTATCTACGATCAAAAAATATCTTATTTACTTAATGAAGCCACAGGTGAAGAGGATTTAACTGAAGATGACTTTGCAGTTTATCGCCAAGTCACAGCTGATAATTTTT
The Gloeotrichia echinulata CP02 DNA segment above includes these coding regions:
- a CDS encoding TldD/PmbA family protein; this translates as MWSELTKAIAHLNIPADWIGIRVVKETSSSRYVRDGLPQANGKSSTVGAMIEVLVNGCLGYAATNSLELHSLQAAAEIAYKQALTASEWWIYPFRETQRPKVVGEYNSPFLEPLDALSPGEINDLLVRICQTLKVDDKIVQTTANTTTTERETWFISSNGSEVYQKFLSLGTHYGAIAQDGAIVQQRTHNGAHANSYQGGWELLNRDNLWYRVRQVGEQAVELLTADECPTTRTNLVLAPDQMMLQIHESVGHPLEIDRILGDERNYAGGSFVKTGDFGNLVYGSPLMNITFDPTVPGEFASYGYDDTGAVATREYVIKAGVLQRGLGSLESQARAGVDGVACARACSWNRPAIDRMANLNLEPGIATFDEIIAGIEHGVYMESNRSWSIDDRRYKFQFGCEYAKLIENGKLTKTLRNPNYRATTPEFWHSLTQVGDAANWQIYGTPYCGKGEPNQAISVGHGSPVCEFANVEVFGGGS
- a CDS encoding TldD/PmbA family protein, whose protein sequence is MTNNEISALELSFNQLIETLFSKKSASEDFTVKLSSERSQFTRFNHAKVRQTGCVADGWITLTLMQDQRSSFRQFPFIGNWEIDGQIAYTALQELRDEIILLPVDPYLVLPSGTNTSREVNSGKLLTAESVVPTLLELVAELDFTGLYAGGTVIKAYGDSQGQKHWFATDSFTLDYSLFLPTGQAVKGTFAGSDWDESAYLAKINQGKKQLELLSRTPKELPRGQYKTYFAPDAVADLLGMLSWGAISEADIQQGNSALASLSRQEKQLSPAFSLKENFQRGLVPRFNQLGEIAPAELPLIQKGILVNTLVNSRTAKEYQKTANGANSSESLRAPEVSPGNLVFEQILPSLDTGLYVSNLHYLNWSDRPTGRITGMTRYACFWVEKGEIIAPIENLRFDDSLYRFWGDNLVDLTNFQEFIPEVGTYESRQLGGSMVPGMLVNDFTYTL
- a CDS encoding addiction module protein — translated: MTKTAEKLKQELSQLSAQERAELAHFLIHSLDEDIDDDDVEAAWDMELTKRLSEIHNGTAIGETSNQVFSVNPS
- a CDS encoding flagellar assembly protein H, encoding MTRTPFDQFSKQFLEEFLTSLGEVIPNLEVPGESRFADIWFTPSPQPSINPQTLGLLGRIASTPCLLEPFRNQPKITEIRNCLLKLFLVQADSQRQKRRDAENIPESELPWLWILASSASDTIINGFGASRDETWPDGVYFLATYFKTAIIAINQLPRTEETLWLRLLGKGTTQQLAVEEVIAIPTDNQRRLTALKLLANWKISIEAKAEIDQEDRELIMTLSQAYLEWEEKTERRGIQQGQRLVVENLLKVRFGEVDEQLASIIPNLLDLPTEEYTRLLLQFSREELLARFENPRA